The Thermoanaerobaculia bacterium genomic sequence CTTAATGGAGACACTATTATGCGCTTGATTCAAATGAAAATTAAAAACTTTCGATGCTACAACGATGAGACTGTTGTTGACCTTGATAAACTTGTCGTATTTGTTGGAAAGAATGATTCAGGAAAATCATCTTTGTTCGATGCTCTCGAAATATTCTTCGAGGGGAAGGCGGCACCAGACAAAGATGATGCATGTGTCCATGCAAGCGATGCCACAGTGCGTATCACTTGTGTATTCGACGATATTCCTGCACAGCTTGTTATTGACGCACAACACCCTACTGATCTTACCTCGGAGTACCTGTTGAATGGTAATGGTCACCTGGAAATTGTAAAGGAATACAACTGTGGCCTTGCAAAACCGAAATGTTCTGCTGTATATGCGCGATGTTCACATCCGACTGCAGATGGTTATTCTGATTTACTCTCGCTGACTAACACGAAACTCAAACAACGAGCCAATACTCTTGGTGTTGATTTGGAAGGGATCAATCAAACCATAAACACAGAAATTCGCCGAGCAATCTGGCAACAAACAGATGCCTTGCAGTGCCAGGACATAGATATCGAACTAAAGACAGAAGCAGCAAAAGAAATATGGGATCAGTTAAAGAGACATCTCCCAGTCTATGCGCTGTTTAAATCTGATCGGCCCAGCACCGATCAGGATTCAGAAGCACAGGATCCCATGAAGGCGGCAGTTAAAGAAGCCATCAAAGCGGAGGAAGACAATCTTAATCTGATTACTCAAAAAGTGAAGGCGGAAGTCCAAGAGATCGCGAATCGTACAGTCGAGAAACTACGAGAAATGAATCCAGCTTTAGCCAGTCAGTTAACTCCGCGCGTGTCCAATAAAAACTGGGATACTTTATTTTCAGTGGATCTAACCGGCGACGAAGACATCCCCATCAATAAGCGGGGGAGTGGTACACGGAGGCTTGTGTTATTGAATTTTTTCCGGGCCAGATCGGAGAAGGAGGCGGAGGACAAGAGCACTGGGGTGATCTATGCTATTGAAGAACCAGAAACAAGCCAACATCCAAATAATCAAGTGATGCTGGTCAGGGCACTTGAGGAACTTTCGGATCGATCTGGGTGCCAGGTCATGTTGTCGACCCATACACCAGTGTTGGCACGACGATTCAACCAAAACTCCCTCCGGCTTGTTACACGGGACAATGGGATACCAGTGATTCGCAGTGGGTGTCAGGAGCAGACAATTAGGGAGATTGTTGAATCCCTGGGTGTCCTACCCGACCATAATGTCAGAGCATTTTTCGGTGTTGAAGGAAGGCACGATATTAACTTCCTCCGCGCTATCTCGAGGATATTACATGCGGCAGGTGAAAATATCCTTGACCTTGGCTGTGAGGAAGATTTGGGCCGTTTGGTCTTTGTTCCACTCGGAGGCAGTAGTCTTGACTTATGGGTGTCCAGACTCAAAGGATTCAATCGTCCCGAGTTCTATCTAATGGACAGGGATAATCAACCACCCGACAAGCCAAAATATCATACGATTGCTGCGGAACTAGCCCAACGTGAAAACTGTACTGTTTGGATAACAGAACGAAAAGAATTGGAGAACTACCTTCATCCCCAGGTTATTAATAGCGACTACTCTGATTATGCTGGAAAAGGTGCCGATTTTGAGGATGTACCGATGCTTTTTGCCCAAGCAGTACATGAAACGAGCGAACGTGGGGTCCCATGGGCAGATGTTTGCTCAGACGTTAAGAAGTTAAGTAAAAAAGAGTCCAACGCAAAACGTAGATTGAACTCAGAGTATGTGGCCAAGATGACACCTGATCTGCTTACGGAAATTGATACCCAAAACGAACTCCGAAAGTGGCTGCAACTTGTGAGTCATGCCCTTTCAACGGATGAAGAACGTGAATAAGAGGAACAAATGATCCCAAAGGAGTGTAAACGACTGGCAGAGGTGGATTTCCCGATTGCGGAGGTTTCGAGGCATTCTGCACGCGAGAAGTCGATTCGGCATGGGCACCCGTCGACACTGCATTTATGGTGGGCTCGGCGGCCGTTGGCGTCATGCCGGGCCATTTTATTGGCCCTCTTGTGGCCCGATCCTTGTGACCCCCTATGTCCCGACGATTTCAAGATCAAGGCAAAAGAGGTCTTACTAAACATGCCTGGATGGAACAGACCACGAAGAACGGAACAAATGAAATCCGACATGGGTTTACGAAGAGCGCTTCTCGATTTTATCGCCGATTTTGCCAATTGGGATCATTCTTCCGACAAAGACTATCTTACAACGGCCCGTACGCTCGTGAAGGCAGCCCACCCGGAGGAGACACCCCTGGTTGTGGATCCATTTGCCGGCGGCGGGTCGATTCCGCTTGAGGCTCTGAGGGTCGGGTGTGAGGCGTTCGCCAGTGATCTAAATCCCGTAGCGTGCCTTATCTTGAAAGTTATGCTGGAGGACATCCCGCGCCACGGGCCGAAACTGGCCAAAGAGTTGCGCCAGGTCGGGAAGGAAATCAAGGAGAAGGCAGAAAAGGAATTGGCCGAGTATTACCCGACCGATCCGGATGGAGCGACGCCTATCGCCTACCTTTGGGCAAGGACTGTCCAATGTGAGGCGCCAAACTGCGGCGGGGAGATCCCACTGATGCGCTCCTTCTGGCTCTGCAAGAAGCCGAACCGGAGAAGGGCACTTCAGATGACATCCGGTGGATTTCCCGAATCTGGGGATAAGCCGCTACTCCATTTCGAGATCTACGAACCGCCATCTGAAAGCGCCGTGGGACAGGGAACGGTTTCCCGTGCACGGGCAAGATGTCCCCACTGCAGTGCTATCCTTCCGCCTGAGAGAGTTCGATCACAACTTACGACGCAACAGGGCGGTGCTGATGTGCTCTTCGACAAGAAGGGCAAACGGATTGGCGGTGCACGGATGCTGGCCGTTGTGACGCTGCGCCCGGGAGAAAAGGGCCGACATTACCGCTTGCCCAATGATCGCGACTATCTTGCCGTATTCAAGGCCAAGAAACGCATCCAAGAAATTTTGACAGAATGGGAGAATTCAGGTCGGCAAGGACTCTGTCCTATCCCGGATGAGCCGACTCCTGCAGGAGGCGGATCTGGCGCAGGACGTGCGTTCTCAGTCCAAAAATATGGAATGATGACATTTGGAGACCTCTTCACTGCACGGCAAAAGGTGGGGCTTTTCTGTTTAGGACGGTATGTTTGCATCAATCCAAGATTATCTACTGTGGCTAACCCATTGGCATTATCCTTAAGTAGATGCACTGAGCAAATGTCATCGCTTGTTCGATGGCGTATTACAGTAGAAGCCGTTGCAGGAACATTCGGACGAAATGCCTTGCCAATGATGTGGGATTTTGTCGAAATAGTTCCATCCGGCGATGATGGCTCAAACTTTTCTGCGGCAGTGGATTGGGTCGCTGAAGTAATTGAAAAACAAGGAGAAAGCATTCATCAGCAAGGGCAGACTTCAGTATCAGATTGTACGAAATCACCTTTGCCAGATGATTCAGCTTGGATATGGTTTACCGATCCGCCGTACTACGATGCTATTCCATATTCCGATCTCTCGGATTTCTTTTTGGCTTGGTTGAAGCGTATACTCCCGGACAACCGCTTTTTGCAGGACCCATTTGACCATGCAAACCCCCTATCACCCAAGACACGAGAAGCCGTGCAAGATGAGACGAAACGTGTGGACGGTATTCCAAAAGATCGCGTCTTCTTTGAAAATGTTATGGAGAAGGCATTCGCTGAGGGTTGCAGAGTACTCAGGTCTGACGGAATAGGTTCCGTTGTCTTCGCTCATAAAACAACCGAGGGATGGGAAGCTCTTCTCTCAGGGCTTATCTCCGGCGGTTGGACGATTACGGGATCATGGCCTCTTGCGACGGAACGCCCCGGGCGTCTCCGCTCACAGGAATCCGCTGCCCTTGCAACCAGCATCCATCTTGTCTACCGCCCGCGACCTACAGATGCCAGTATCGGTGATTGGGGTTCAGTTCTTAAGGAACTTCCACATCGTGTGGAAGCATGGATGGAGCGGCTACAAGAGGAAGGCATTCGAGGGGCAGATCTCGTATTTGCATGCATCGGGCCGGCGTTGGAGATCTTCAGTCGATATGAACGGGTTGAAGAGGCGGACGGCACACCGGTGGATCTGGCCGCGTACCTTCTTAAGGTCTGGGAGGTCGTCGGACGGACGGCTCTGAAGCAGATTCTTGACACAGGTACGGAATCGAGCACAACATCTGTCGGCGCGTTGGAGGAGGATGCACGGTTGACGGCCCTTTTCTTGTGGACGCTACAAAGCACGAAGACCGTTACCGCGGGGAACGGGAAGGCGGATACTGACTCTGAGGAAGAACAGGATGAGGAAGATGAACCTATGAAAGTTGCAACCAAAGGCGGTTTCAGCCTCATCTATGACATGGCGCGGCGATTCGCCCAGCCATTAGGGATCCACCTGGAGGACTGGGAGGGGCGGATTATCGAAACGTCAAAAGGCGACGTCCGCCTCTTGCCGGTCACCGCACGGGCCAGGCAACTCTTTGGCGAGGAAGGTGCCCGCGCCGTAGCTGCAAGACTGGAAAGCGCCCCTGCAGGACCGGTTCAGCTTTCACTCGCGACTCCGCCCGTCGCCCAGGCAAAACCCCAGCGGGGCCGAAGAAAGGGATCCGTGGGGGCAAAGGTAGATCCCGACGATCTCCGGGGCAAGGTAGACGCCACTACGCTGGATCGGGTTCATATGGCGATGCTTCTACAGAAGGGCGGCCAATCCCATGGGCTTAAGGCGCTCTTAGAGGCAGAAATGGCCCGCGGATCTGAGTTTCTCCGCCTCGCCAACGCTCTTTCGGCCCTCTACCCCACCGGGTGCGAGGAAAAGCGTCTCCTTGACGCCATGCTCCTGGCTGTACCGAGGTAACCCTGGATGAGCGATTCACATTGCCATCCCAGAGTCTGGCAGATTGCATCGGGAGATGAGGGGCGGGATTTTTCAGACCTTCTGATTCACCACGATGTGGCCCTTCTCGGGCCCGGCGATCCTGGTCATTACCGACGGGATTCGCTACCATTATTTCACTGCCGATGGGGGCTATACACCCGCGGCGTATGCGAATCTGGCCCGTTTGAAAGTTTCTTCTCAAGTGCTATGGGATCGGCTTGCACGTAAGAAAGGAGGATTGAATGACGTTTCAACCCTGGTATAAAGTGGTGGAGCTTCGCAAGGAGGTACGGGAGGGACGCTCCTTTAATCCGGATGAGTTTGCTATTGCCCTTGAGCAGGTGGCGGCGGGTACCGCCCCTCCGGATTACCGGGATCCGGCTGAATTTTTTCGCAGGACCTATTTCACGCGAGCGCTGAAAGAGCATGCGTCTATGGTTCTCAAACGCCTCGCGGGGGAGACGGCAAATACAGCCCCGGTCCTGACACTGATCACTCAGTTTGGTGGCGGAAAAACTCATACGTTGACGGCCCTGTACCATATGGTGAAAGCGGGCGCAGGAGCGAAAGGATATCCGGGGATGGCGGAGCTTCTTGCCGAGGCTGGCCTGAAGGAGATTCCATCGGGCCGCGTGGCGGTCTTTGTCGGAAATGCCTGGGATCCGAAAAACGATTGTCCGAATCCGTGGACAGACCTAGCCTTCCAGATTGCCGGAAAGA encodes the following:
- a CDS encoding ATP-binding protein → MRLIQMKIKNFRCYNDETVVDLDKLVVFVGKNDSGKSSLFDALEIFFEGKAAPDKDDACVHASDATVRITCVFDDIPAQLVIDAQHPTDLTSEYLLNGNGHLEIVKEYNCGLAKPKCSAVYARCSHPTADGYSDLLSLTNTKLKQRANTLGVDLEGINQTINTEIRRAIWQQTDALQCQDIDIELKTEAAKEIWDQLKRHLPVYALFKSDRPSTDQDSEAQDPMKAAVKEAIKAEEDNLNLITQKVKAEVQEIANRTVEKLREMNPALASQLTPRVSNKNWDTLFSVDLTGDEDIPINKRGSGTRRLVLLNFFRARSEKEAEDKSTGVIYAIEEPETSQHPNNQVMLVRALEELSDRSGCQVMLSTHTPVLARRFNQNSLRLVTRDNGIPVIRSGCQEQTIREIVESLGVLPDHNVRAFFGVEGRHDINFLRAISRILHAAGENILDLGCEEDLGRLVFVPLGGSSLDLWVSRLKGFNRPEFYLMDRDNQPPDKPKYHTIAAELAQRENCTVWITERKELENYLHPQVINSDYSDYAGKGADFEDVPMLFAQAVHETSERGVPWADVCSDVKKLSKKESNAKRRLNSEYVAKMTPDLLTEIDTQNELRKWLQLVSHALSTDEERE
- a CDS encoding DUF1156 domain-containing protein — translated: MIPKECKRLAEVDFPIAEVSRHSAREKSIRHGHPSTLHLWWARRPLASCRAILLALLWPDPCDPLCPDDFKIKAKEVLLNMPGWNRPRRTEQMKSDMGLRRALLDFIADFANWDHSSDKDYLTTARTLVKAAHPEETPLVVDPFAGGGSIPLEALRVGCEAFASDLNPVACLILKVMLEDIPRHGPKLAKELRQVGKEIKEKAEKELAEYYPTDPDGATPIAYLWARTVQCEAPNCGGEIPLMRSFWLCKKPNRRRALQMTSGGFPESGDKPLLHFEIYEPPSESAVGQGTVSRARARCPHCSAILPPERVRSQLTTQQGGADVLFDKKGKRIGGARMLAVVTLRPGEKGRHYRLPNDRDYLAVFKAKKRIQEILTEWENSGRQGLCPIPDEPTPAGGGSGAGRAFSVQKYGMMTFGDLFTARQKVGLFCLGRYVCINPRLSTVANPLALSLSRCTEQMSSLVRWRITVEAVAGTFGRNALPMMWDFVEIVPSGDDGSNFSAAVDWVAEVIEKQGESIHQQGQTSVSDCTKSPLPDDSAWIWFTDPPYYDAIPYSDLSDFFLAWLKRILPDNRFLQDPFDHANPLSPKTREAVQDETKRVDGIPKDRVFFENVMEKAFAEGCRVLRSDGIGSVVFAHKTTEGWEALLSGLISGGWTITGSWPLATERPGRLRSQESAALATSIHLVYRPRPTDASIGDWGSVLKELPHRVEAWMERLQEEGIRGADLVFACIGPALEIFSRYERVEEADGTPVDLAAYLLKVWEVVGRTALKQILDTGTESSTTSVGALEEDARLTALFLWTLQSTKTVTAGNGKADTDSEEEQDEEDEPMKVATKGGFSLIYDMARRFAQPLGIHLEDWEGRIIETSKGDVRLLPVTARARQLFGEEGARAVAARLESAPAGPVQLSLATPPVAQAKPQRGRRKGSVGAKVDPDDLRGKVDATTLDRVHMAMLLQKGGQSHGLKALLEAEMARGSEFLRLANALSALYPTGCEEKRLLDAMLLAVPR